Proteins encoded in a region of the Mycolicibacterium duvalii genome:
- a CDS encoding cation-translocating P-type ATPase, protein MTRGPDAVAQRAVEESEFAGLAHARSRADILAALRTTAAGLQSADAQARLAETGPNRLPAPPHRSPLVRFLAQFNNVLIYILIAAAVLKAILGGWVDAAVIAAAAILNSVVGYLQEGKAEKALDSIREMLSVSARVRRDGQWTNVDAETLVPGDVVRIGSGDRIPADLRLLEVNNLRVEESALTGESVPAVKSVTHVESDAGLGDRTSMVYSGTIVAAGTGVGVVTATGTATEIGRIQTLISEVEGIDTPLTRKLEQFGRQLSVLILAMAAVMLVIGRVFHEFTVDELISAAIGFAVAAIPEGLPAVVTVTLALGVQQMARRNAITRKLPAVEALGSVNVICSDKTGTLTQNEMTVRTVVTARHHYSVTGAGYAPHGEIEIDGTATGLDSHPDLTAVVVAMSLCNDSRLVDTDGHWRVVGEPTEGALRALAHKAGVEQPMRRRAEVPFESAHKFMVTLDEAPDGQRWLHVKGAPDRLLDRSTTQLRAGVAEPLDRDFWHARVDELSHQGLRVLAAARRPAGGADSVAIEDADTGLEFLGVVGIVDPPRPEAIDAIANCHSAGIRVKMITGDHVGTAKAIAREMGIGTKGEPSALTGADLQGMSQPRLREVVGEVDVFARTSPEHKLRIVSALQAEGDVVAMTGDGVNDAPALTRADIGVAMGVKGTEATKEAAGIVLADDNFATIERAVEEGRRIYDNIRKSVLFLLPTNGSQSLVILVAVLFGFALPLQPVQILWVNLVTGVTLALALVFEKAEDGLMTRPPRPATQPVVRLADVSMIALVSVLVAGAALAIFFIGRANGYPLAVAQTAAVNMLAMGQLAYLLNCRFVSRSSLRPAALRGNPWVWRMAAALLALQLLFIYTPFMNTWFHSAPITLLGWSVALGFSVLIFLTVEAAKAIGLRLGY, encoded by the coding sequence ATGACACGCGGACCAGACGCGGTGGCCCAGCGCGCCGTCGAGGAGTCCGAGTTCGCCGGTCTGGCGCATGCCCGCAGCCGCGCTGACATCCTGGCCGCGCTGCGCACCACCGCCGCCGGCCTGCAGTCGGCCGATGCCCAGGCCCGGCTGGCCGAGACCGGGCCGAACCGGTTGCCCGCGCCGCCGCACCGCTCGCCGCTGGTGCGATTCCTCGCGCAGTTCAACAACGTGCTGATCTACATCCTCATCGCCGCCGCGGTGCTCAAGGCGATCCTCGGCGGCTGGGTCGACGCTGCGGTCATCGCTGCGGCGGCGATCCTCAACAGCGTCGTCGGCTACCTGCAGGAAGGTAAGGCCGAGAAGGCGCTCGACAGTATCCGCGAGATGCTCTCGGTGTCGGCGCGGGTGCGCCGCGACGGGCAGTGGACCAACGTCGACGCCGAGACCCTGGTGCCCGGCGACGTGGTGCGGATCGGGTCGGGGGACCGCATTCCGGCCGACCTGCGCCTGCTCGAGGTCAACAATCTGCGGGTGGAGGAGTCGGCACTGACCGGCGAGTCGGTGCCGGCGGTCAAGAGCGTCACCCACGTCGAGTCCGACGCCGGGCTCGGCGACCGCACCTCGATGGTGTACTCCGGCACGATCGTGGCCGCCGGCACCGGGGTCGGGGTGGTGACCGCGACCGGGACGGCCACCGAGATCGGCCGGATCCAGACGCTGATCTCCGAGGTCGAAGGCATCGACACGCCGCTGACCCGCAAGCTGGAGCAGTTCGGCCGGCAACTATCGGTGCTCATCCTCGCGATGGCCGCGGTGATGCTGGTCATCGGCCGGGTCTTCCACGAGTTCACCGTCGACGAGCTGATCTCGGCGGCGATCGGGTTCGCGGTGGCCGCCATCCCCGAGGGACTACCGGCGGTGGTGACGGTGACCCTGGCGCTGGGTGTGCAGCAGATGGCGCGCCGCAACGCGATCACCCGCAAGCTGCCCGCCGTGGAGGCCCTCGGGTCGGTGAACGTGATCTGCTCGGACAAGACCGGCACCCTGACCCAGAACGAGATGACGGTGCGCACCGTGGTCACCGCACGCCACCACTACAGCGTTACCGGCGCCGGCTACGCCCCGCACGGCGAGATCGAAATCGACGGCACCGCAACCGGGTTGGACTCCCATCCCGACCTGACCGCGGTCGTCGTCGCGATGTCGTTGTGCAATGACTCCCGGCTGGTCGACACCGACGGCCACTGGCGGGTGGTGGGCGAGCCGACAGAGGGCGCGCTGCGTGCGCTGGCGCACAAGGCCGGTGTCGAGCAACCGATGCGCCGACGGGCCGAGGTGCCGTTCGAATCGGCGCACAAGTTCATGGTGACCCTCGACGAGGCGCCCGACGGGCAGCGGTGGCTGCACGTCAAGGGCGCGCCGGACCGCCTGCTGGACCGGTCCACCACACAGCTGCGCGCCGGGGTGGCCGAACCGCTGGACCGCGACTTCTGGCACGCCCGCGTCGACGAACTCAGCCATCAGGGGCTGCGGGTGCTCGCCGCGGCGCGGCGCCCGGCCGGTGGCGCCGACAGTGTCGCGATCGAGGACGCCGACACCGGGCTGGAGTTCCTCGGCGTCGTCGGCATCGTCGATCCGCCTCGCCCCGAGGCCATCGACGCGATCGCCAACTGTCACAGCGCCGGAATCCGGGTCAAGATGATCACCGGGGACCACGTCGGCACCGCCAAGGCCATCGCCCGGGAGATGGGCATCGGCACCAAGGGGGAGCCGTCCGCGCTGACCGGCGCCGACCTGCAGGGGATGAGTCAGCCGCGGCTGCGGGAAGTGGTCGGCGAGGTCGATGTGTTCGCCCGGACCAGCCCGGAGCACAAGCTGCGCATCGTCAGCGCTCTGCAGGCAGAGGGCGACGTGGTCGCGATGACCGGTGACGGGGTCAACGACGCACCAGCGCTGACCCGCGCCGACATCGGCGTCGCGATGGGCGTCAAGGGCACCGAGGCCACCAAGGAAGCCGCCGGGATCGTGCTGGCCGACGACAACTTCGCCACTATCGAGCGCGCCGTCGAGGAGGGCCGGCGGATCTACGACAACATCCGCAAGTCGGTGCTGTTCCTGTTGCCCACCAACGGTTCCCAGTCGCTGGTCATCCTGGTGGCGGTGCTGTTCGGCTTCGCGCTGCCGCTGCAGCCGGTGCAGATCCTGTGGGTCAACCTGGTCACCGGCGTGACGCTGGCGCTGGCGCTGGTGTTCGAGAAGGCCGAGGACGGGCTGATGACCCGGCCACCGCGGCCGGCCACCCAGCCCGTCGTGCGGCTGGCCGACGTGTCGATGATCGCACTTGTGTCGGTGCTGGTCGCCGGGGCGGCGCTGGCGATCTTCTTCATCGGCCGGGCCAACGGCTACCCGCTGGCGGTGGCGCAGACCGCCGCGGTGAACATGCTGGCGATGGGTCAGCTGGCCTACCTGCTGAACTGCCGCTTCGTGTCGCGGTCGAGCCTGCGCCCGGCCGCGCTGCGCGGCAACCCGTGGGTGTGGCGGATGGCTGCGGCGCTGCTGGCGCTCCAGCTGCTGTTCATCTACACCCCGTTCATGAACACCTGGTTCCACTCCGCGCCGATCACCCTGCTGGGGTGGAGTGTCGCGCTGGGCTTCTCGGTGCTGATCTTCCTGACGGTCGAAGCGGCCAAGGCGATCGGGCTGCGGCTGGGCTATTGA
- the argS gene encoding arginine--tRNA ligase, with protein MTPADLAELLKATATAVLAEHGLDTAALPATVTVERPRNPEHGDYATNLALQLGKKVGANPRELAGWLAAALAERDGIAAAEVAGPGFVNLRLEASAQNVIVANVLTGGADYGHSATLGGQKVNLEFVSANPTGPIHIGGTRWAAVGDALGRLLSTQGAAVTREYYFNDHGAQIDRFTNSLIAAAKGEPTPEDGYAGTYIGDIAAQVLAKEPDALSLPEDEMRETFRAIGVNLMFDHIKESLHEFGTDFDVYTHEDSMHTSGRVEQAITRLRDNGAIYEKDGAVWLRTTDHGDDKDRVVIKSDGQPAYIAGDLAYFLDKRQRGFDLCIYMLGADHHGYIARLKAAAAALGDDPATVEVLIGQMVNLVRDGQPVRMSKRAGTVITLDDLVEAIGVDAARYALIRSSVDTPIDIDLELWSSASNENPVYYVQYAHARLSALARNAADLGVTADTAHLDLLTHDKEGTLIRNIGEFPRVLKTAAALREPHRVSRYLEDLAGDYHRFYDSCRVLPQGDEPAGELHSARLALCAATRQVIANGLSILGVSAPERM; from the coding sequence GTGACCCCCGCCGATCTGGCCGAGCTGCTCAAGGCCACCGCCACCGCGGTGCTGGCCGAGCACGGCCTCGACACCGCCGCGCTGCCCGCCACCGTGACCGTGGAGCGTCCGCGCAACCCCGAGCACGGCGATTACGCCACCAACCTGGCGCTGCAGCTCGGCAAGAAGGTCGGCGCCAACCCCCGTGAACTGGCGGGCTGGCTGGCCGCCGCGCTGGCCGAACGCGACGGTATCGCCGCCGCCGAGGTCGCCGGGCCCGGCTTCGTCAACCTGCGCCTGGAGGCCTCGGCGCAGAACGTCATCGTCGCCAACGTGCTGACCGGCGGCGCCGACTACGGCCACTCGGCCACCCTGGGCGGGCAGAAGGTCAACCTCGAGTTCGTCTCGGCCAACCCGACCGGCCCGATCCACATCGGCGGCACCCGCTGGGCCGCCGTCGGCGACGCGCTGGGCCGGCTGCTGAGCACCCAGGGTGCGGCGGTCACCCGGGAGTACTACTTCAATGACCACGGCGCGCAGATCGACCGGTTCACCAACTCGCTGATCGCCGCCGCCAAGGGCGAGCCCACCCCTGAGGACGGTTACGCGGGCACCTACATCGGTGACATCGCCGCCCAGGTGCTGGCCAAGGAGCCCGACGCGCTGAGCCTGCCCGAAGATGAGATGCGCGAGACGTTCCGCGCCATCGGGGTGAACCTGATGTTCGACCACATCAAGGAATCGCTGCACGAGTTCGGCACCGACTTCGACGTCTACACCCACGAAGACTCGATGCACACCTCCGGGCGCGTCGAGCAGGCCATCACCCGGCTGCGCGACAACGGCGCCATCTACGAGAAGGACGGCGCGGTCTGGCTGCGCACCACCGACCACGGCGACGACAAGGACCGCGTCGTGATCAAGAGCGACGGGCAGCCCGCCTACATCGCCGGTGACCTCGCCTACTTCCTGGACAAGCGCCAGCGCGGCTTCGACCTGTGCATCTACATGCTCGGCGCCGACCACCACGGCTACATCGCCCGCCTGAAGGCCGCCGCGGCGGCGCTCGGAGACGACCCGGCCACCGTCGAGGTGCTGATCGGGCAGATGGTCAACCTGGTCCGCGACGGCCAGCCGGTCCGGATGAGCAAGCGCGCGGGCACCGTGATCACTCTCGACGACCTGGTCGAGGCCATCGGCGTGGACGCCGCGCGCTACGCGCTGATCCGCAGCTCGGTCGACACCCCGATCGACATCGACCTGGAGCTGTGGTCCTCGGCGTCCAACGAGAACCCGGTCTACTACGTGCAGTACGCCCACGCCCGCCTCTCGGCGCTGGCGCGCAACGCCGCCGACCTCGGTGTCACCGCTGACACCGCGCACCTGGACCTCCTGACCCACGACAAAGAGGGCACGCTGATCCGCAACATCGGCGAGTTCCCCCGCGTGCTGAAAACCGCTGCCGCGCTGCGGGAACCGCACCGCGTGTCGCGTTACCTGGAAGACCTGGCCGGGGACTATCACCGCTTCTACGACTCCTGCCGGGTGCTGCCCCAGGGCGACGAGCCCGCCGGTGAGTTGCACTCGGCGCGGCTGGCGCTGTGCGCGGCCACCCGCCAGGTCATCGCCAACGGGCTGAGCATCCTGGGCGTCAGCGCACCGGAGCGCATGTGA